The genomic interval tattaattacataaatagggattcatgattgaattagatgtttaatttaatatttgatattaaattaatatttaattaattatttaaaataaataaatttcaaataaaaaaatcaattttggaaattgaattttgtttaatttaattggtttTGGAAAATAGATGGTTAGTGGATTTATCTCActtcttcaatttgaagtgGATTAATCCATAATTCAACACCTAGCTACTTCAATATTGTTCTTTGAGGTGTCAATCAGCAATATTGAGAAAGTGCTTGCACATGTTAGAGCTGaatatatacttcaattttcaGAATTAAAGATGAGTTctgcatttttttttccctgAAATTCTGCCGAATTTAACTAAGCACTAAATCCTCTCCAATCCACCTAAATTCCCTTTGAATTATGAGTTCCACTACTCAttccaaggctgagaatagtaaagAATATTCTCTTGGTAGTCTGCTGAAGATTTGAATGTCAAATTTGTGAAAATTAGCAAGGATGAGTTCCATTTTGTATGTTTATTCCATCAAGCAGCTCCAATACGACTAACCCTGATGAGCAAGAGACAAGAGAGAGAAGTGATTTTGTGAGTGATGAAACGAAGAGAGAGCAAGACGAGCTAGAGCGAGAGATATAGTAATTTTTGagtgaaaaaaaagaagagtgaGCCAGAATATAGTGATTTGTGtgtgaaaaaagaagagagagcgagacgagTGAGAGCGAGACTACTTTTTCGCGTGCAAACGAGGATATTTTAGTAATTTCACTCGAATTTGATGTCAACAATGAGTCATTCggcattttttttcaaaaatcggatcatttcacatttttttacctaatttttGGATCATCCATAGAGTGGACCCATCTATAACCCAAGTTTTGAGAACTTTATCTTTAGCATTCGGTAAGGAAGGTAAACAATTACCTGCTACATGATGTGTTTCAACCTTAGGCTCAATTTGTGCATTAAAAAGATGAGATTGCAGCATTGTCATAAATTGAGAATATTGATCCGACTTGCAAAGAAGGAGGATGGAGAGTTCTTAACTTCATTTTGTTGCTCGGTTCCCACAGAATTTGCATTGATAGGACCATGTCCTGATGAAGACTTCTAAGTCTGAGAAGAATTTGTGGaagtattattattaaatttgtattcatGAGGATATCCGTGCAATTTGTAGCATTTATCAACAATGTGTCCTTTAATTCCACAATTAGAGCAAATTGGGTGTTGTTCATCCTCTTTCTTGAATTTATCAAAGCTTCCCCTTCGATTATCATTGGATGCCAAAAGAGTTGTAGACTCTGTTATTAAAGAAGATTTTCCAATTGAACTCTGATGTTCTTCTTGAATAATTAAGGAGAAAACCTTGCTAATAGGTGGAATCGAATTCATCAACAAGATTTGCGCACAAAAAGCAGCATATGATTCATTCTGAcccataagaaaaataaatgaaaacaaacTTAGAATTAAGATAGTCAATCAATTTCTTGGTTCCGCCGCAGGTATAGTCTTCAATGGGCTTGTATTCATTTAATACTTGCCACGGAGTTCACTTTCACATAGTAAGACTCAACAGAGAACGGACCTTGAGAAGAAGTGGCAAGAACCTTGTGcaattgatatatatatgtgGTCCATTAACTTGTTGATATCGTTCTTTCAACGCATCCCATATTCTTTGGCGCACCCAGTGCAAACAAGACTTGCTGCAATTTCCTTCGATACTGAACTAATGGTCCAAGAGGTGATGATGTCGTTGTTGCATTGCCAAGCAGAGGATAAATTTCCTTCAGCTTTTGGAATGTTTTCATTTATGAAGCCAAGCTTATTTTTGCCGGATAGAGCAAGAAGCATGGCTTTGCTCCATGAGGAATAATTGCTAGCACCAACAAGTTGTTATGTAACTAGTGTAGAAGTAGGAGCGATTAAATGATGCAGAATATAAGGGCTCAATTGAGCACCAAAATCGACTGAATCAGGTATTAATGACGTCGACAAAATGGTCTGAGAAGTCGCAGGAAGTACAATGTCAACCATCAGAGTATTTGTGGAAacagaaagaaaaaacaaatacaCGTTTTTATGAATGCTCTAATACCATAATAGGATATGagaagttttattattttatataaaactcGTTTACAATACAGAATGTACATCTTCTAATAAATAGgcaaaaaataagagaaaaatgcTAAATAATTGATTTTACAAACTAGTAATTAACTCATTGATTTTATAAACTAATTACATCCTAATATTATTATTCATAACTAAGAAATTTAATCTTAACATACACTATCAactttttaccatttttttaaagGATATTTCACATGGTAGAGACAAAACAATTCTAATCTAACAAAGTAAATTTGTTTTAACTATGCCATTTATCAAACTAAACATatgatgattaaaaatgatgttattgaattttgtttttcttttctacaaAAGAATGGACTACTACATAATACTATAAAATGCTTGTTGATAATAACTCTAGATTCTTTTTCAGTGCGATAGGGGCTGGAGAGATTCGAACCACTGGATTCACAGTAACTAACACATATAAATGTGATAAATGTGGGGAAATAGTAATATTGTTGCACAGATGAGAGTTAATAACAGGCGTGTCTTGGGGggttttgattaattattatcattaattttatttttcacacTATCAAATGACCATGAAAACTGTAGATGCTCAAACAAGAACCTGCGGCAATACTAGCAATGTTGTTATTTTTCACCATGGGAGAGTCTTGAAAAAGATTACCAAAAAATGTGTATTCAACTCCTCATCTCATAGGAATTAGTCTAATCGATAATGTGTAGTTGGCGTTAAAATATCAACTACTGATTTGAATTTATTGCTCTTAATTGATAGTAAGAAAACACACCATTCGATTTGAAATTATAAGATGATTTTGCATTTTCCTCCCAACAACAAGCATACCTTTTTAGTGAATAGTGCTCAATTTGGTGTTTAACATGACATATTTTTCAGTtgatctttttgttttttcctaAACTTATATGCTGATAGAAGCACAAGTTTTAGCTTTATCTATATTTAGCCCATGTGATTAAGGAAAAGATATGGCACCTCCACCTACCATTTAAGCCCAATATATATTCCATTTTGATTACCTTCGAGTATATttaatgtatattaattaaaaggtcaaattcatatttaacccctaatttattattattattattattttaaaaaaaaagagaaagttgAGAGAACGATAATTGATTTGATGACTTATTTAAGTATTGGAGTGTAGTTGACTCAATATCatatcggtgtgagaatctcTTATACAAGCCAGTTTGGATAAGATTGAGACCAAATTAAAGGGATGCAGATAAGAGGTCAAGAGCGTCGACAATAATCAAaccaatcaaaattaaataggtTATCTTAAGAAGAAAAAGTAGGTACATTGATATTTTTTGCATTGTAAAATCTCTCATTCATCGTCatacttttgtttttatttcttttggcaAGTGGTTAAATACCTTAGAAAAGTTAGCCTGGAAATGGATttgaaaggaaaataatttttcggAATACATAAAAGTGTCTTTTACCAAGAAAATAATTGGTAGTGTCATGGTCATACAAAGTGTATAATGCAAAATTTTACTTTCATAAAAAGACAAGCAACTAAAATATCGCAAAACCCAACGTTCACTTCccatattattttcaaaatttcccTCTCAAAACTaagaatttgaatattattaaaaaaaaactcatttaaaattgcaattaaaaacaattttcccAAAGTCCCGACCACATTCTGCGATTGCATTTTTCGGTTTGTTTCCGCCATGGACGATCAACATAACCAAGAAAACCTTTTTCAATCCTTCCCCAATGTCGTCTCTTTCGCATCTCCTGTTCATACGCCGTCGCACCGCCGCCTCTCCAGTAACTTCACTCAACCCAGACCGCCGATCCCCGCCGCTCGCCGCCTTGCTTGGGTTTCTCTTCAGGGGAGGCTCGTTAACGCCGAACAGGCCAGCTCGGTGCGATCTATTAGAGGCGGCTTGGGCCCTGAAGAAGCCATCGCTTGGCAGTTGTTCAGCCCCATTGAGCGGTTTCTTATAGTTGCCGTCATTGGCGTCGCGGTTACAGAGTCCAAGAGCCACCATCAGATCGGCCAGCTTAAAAGAGCCGTCGAACTTAGGGTATtgcttcaatttctttttcacctCTGTTAATATAAATAATGGTCCTGTAAATGATTTGTAACCCCACCGGAGTTTTATCATAACAAATCTTGAGTTAGGGCTTTTTGTTCTTCCCCTTTGCCTCTTTAATTTCAGCCCATGAAAATGTAATCTACAATCAACAAAATGGTATTTATGAACTAGTAATGTGTAACCGCAGGTACCCATTAGactagattttgaaattttgactACTTTCCGAATGAATATAACTGAAACTAAGTAATTCGTTGAATCTTCTGAAATTACTTTGCGTAATCAATGAAATTCGTTCTATACTTTTTTCTGTTATAAAATGAATCAATGAAGTTTTCTCACTTGCTATTGCTAGGTATTTTGCAATTATGCTTTTACAATTTCATACCACTAGTTTTATATGTCCTAATCGTCTGGCCCCATTTGTCTTTTCAAGCATATCTAGGGATTTATTATTAAGAATCCGTTGGTGGTAGTTTAACTTACACTCATTTTATGGGAACTCAAAAGTAATACTAAAGGAAGTTCTTACTCCATGGTTTGGTGTCTATAGTTAAACTGATtctgtttttaaatttaatgtttaaattgcTCGATTGCTTGCAGGATCAAGTGCTTCTAAGCATGCAGCAGAAGCTTGATGATCTATGTAATCAAGTGAATCCTGTGAAGGATCAATCTGGAACTGAAAATGACATGGCTATGAGAAAGAATACTGATTTGGCAGACTCTGGTGGCTTTGGCCATGACAAAATTAAGTTTGTTGATTGTGGGTGTTGGCTTTGTGATGAGCATCTGGATTTGATCAGTCGTTTGGAGGTAAAAATACTCAATTCTCTATTGTCGCTTTGAAAATTATGAACTCATAATcccttttttgtttcttttcagcaGGGTAACGCCACGACAAAACCCTCTTGCGGGGTAGAGATGTTGCAATACAaaatgccactcaccaatgaaGCAGAGCAAGAGGAGCGTAGAATGTctgatttgtctgattgggcgTCCAGTGTCACGTCTGCTGCTGATATACAGGTCAGTCCAATATTTTCTCTGCTTCACCAGATTTCCATATGAATTCAGAATATTAAAATTTGTGTTGGCAATGACCATTCTTCTGAGAGTTCGAAATATTAAAATCTGTTGCAACACCCATCTCTCTTCCCGAACAGTCCCATATATTAAAGTACTTAGTAAAGATTAAAATAGGTAATCTACCTTGGTGCTCTGCTAAAGATATGAAGTCTTCTATGTTATTGTGATCCTTTTGGTACATTCTTTACAGATGAATTCCTTATCCATTGAACAAGATATGTTATTTCTGAAGAAAGATTGTGAGGAAAAAGACGCAAGCATCAAGGAATTAACTAATCTACTCCATTCGTCTGAGGTTTATGGTTCACAGGTAATGATAGTACTCCTCTGTTCTTCAATTTTCCCCTGCTTTTCAAGGATTCTCCTTTAATGAACGACCTTGCATTTTCCATCTCCACAGAGGATCTCTGAGTTGGAAGACATCATTCGTCGGAAGAACATGATTATTTCAAAACTGAAAAAGGACATGGTCGTTCTTGAACAGCAGGTATcaaaaagaaaacacaaacaCGGTGTCAATTTTAGATTCTTACAAGTTAGAATCTCAGCTTTTGTGTGTTTTTAATTCAAGGTTATTCAACTGACGAGGCTTCAAAGACCCTCTTCATGTACATCAAAATCGGAAATGCAGCCGATCCCTTACATGACCGATAATCTTCTTTACGACATGGAAAGTAGTACAAGTCCTTCATCTTCCGACTCAGATTGCTCCCATTCAGAAAGCTCACAACCTCCCCCCACAAGACAGCAGGATATTATTCATCATATCCAAAACAGAGAGCCTTGTTTGACAAGAACAACCCAGAAATCAGGTACTAAGAAGAGACCTTCAACTTCAGATTCTCGCCCAAAGCCTCAAATGGCAACCCCTTTTAAAGAAATATCAATGAACAATCGAAAACCCGAAGTTATGTCGACGCCATCATCCAGGCAAAGACGCTTACAAACTATGGCCAAGGACACACCTCAACGAAAGAGAAATATTTAGTAAAACAGCTaaaaaaagttggaaaattatgtttgttagAACATTAAGATGGGTTTCATGTTAGGTGGGAAAATGCTTTTGGTAGAAGATGATGTATTTATGCATTCACATTTTAAAGTCGGAGAATATGTACACACAACCACATTGATGTAGAAGATAGTGAGACATGATGCTATGTAATGTCAATGTTgtagttaatataattaaaattttagaacatgGTCTTCTCAAAGTCCTATTTTGGTGGCTGCTCTGCTTTTGGGAATTTCTTCAAaagggaagaaagaaaaaaaaaaggaagaagttgAAAGTTGTGGACATCCGACTTATTTAAGTTATATTTAGTTTTAgcattttaaaacataattttttttttctttaagaacaCTGAATCATAAATTTGACTAAAGAGAATTTGGAATGGGTGACAAATTTAAAAcgtataatttatatatagaaaattggcaaattctcaaatttgaattttcatttattttatatttaaaacttcCCCTTATAACAAATTCACATCTTTCTTATATTGGATAATTGgtataacaaatttaaaatatattaactgcgaattttttttctattgattGTGTTTTCTTTTTGCAGTAATATGAgttatcattttaatttttgtacttGTTATATTTTTTCCCCCTCTTTCGTTGGCTTTTTCCCTTTTAAATGCTTTTCTTTTTACAGCCAAACAACTTATACAGCCTATATTCGCTccataattgaattatttacgTAGGGGTGTACATCATTagattgggttggattgaggTTGTTTTTATGATCAATTCAAAAATTCGGATTGATTGAATTGACAACTCAAACGACTCAAATAAAGtctccaacccaactcaactcaaatcCGGGTTGGATTGGATTGTCGGATTATaactcaattttctttttaattaaaactatgtagatttatatacaacacacgactaataataaaatctcataaaattcgaatgttaaataccaaatacctatgatatttattgcaaactttaaacaaaaacaaatacgataacaattttaaaagataaatattaaaaattcaaaaattaattaatagaaagtaatcaaattttaaacaaagtgaaatatatatatatatatatataatttgaaNNNNNNNNNNNNNNNNNNNatataatatatataatttgaattgggttgggtcaacccaagACCTAACCTAACCCaactttaaaatagaaaaagtttaacCTAACTCAATCCAAGAataaaactaacccaacccaacccttatattttgggttgggCCGGGTTGTTCGGGTTTGTCGGATTATTTGAATACCTCTACATTTAGATTCAAAGTTTGGTTtaatagttatgcataaactaaaataaacaactatATGTTATCAAGAGATAGTGTATTGCTTGATTAACCTAATATATTACTAATATACCATCGATATATTTTAAGTATACGGTTAATTAATATACTTAAATAGAGCCTATATTACTGATATAATGCAATAATCTCTAATCACTATTGTTGTGGATCATCTAAGCTTATTCATTATTCACCCATCACTACAAATTTATTCTACAATGAGAAAGAAATGATTTATGAGAAAGAAATTTGTTGTTGAAGTTTTGGATGCTTTGAAAGGCCGACATGAGATAGATTTATATTAtggatatgcttaatttttGATATATCATTAGTATTTCAGTGATATACTTACTTTTATATAGCAATGTGAATtacaactaattttattttttcaatagttttattttttatagtgACCAATGGGATGATCGACATTGCTATGTCAATTATATAACTATTGATGTTTTGGTTAATAGAGAAGAGATGATGATTTTTTTAGACTTTCTGAATTTCATGGAAAGAAAGTCCAACTTGATGCATTTATCATTTATATCTGAAGTATATCATATTTCAATCATTAATGACTTCAAGTAAAACATAAGAGTATCATTTTTATTGATGTTTTAAGTGTGTTAGATATCAATCAATAACTTTTTGAAGTAAAACATGAGTGTatctgttgaatgagaaattttggatcaatcatAAATTGTCACGTCATGaagaaattccaaatcatcaaatttgggaccaatttttaggagttgacatgtgttccaaattgaagttgaagatatAAATTGGCAAATTTCGACGATGTTACATGTTTTCTTCATAACcattaaattgaataaaatt from Benincasa hispida cultivar B227 chromosome 10, ASM972705v1, whole genome shotgun sequence carries:
- the LOC120088749 gene encoding uncharacterized protein LOC120088749 isoform X1 → MDDQHNQENLFQSFPNVVSFASPVHTPSHRRLSSNFTQPRPPIPAARRLAWVSLQGRLVNAEQASSVRSIRGGLGPEEAIAWQLFSPIERFLIVAVIGVAVTESKSHHQIGQLKRAVELRDQVLLSMQQKLDDLCNQVNPVKDQSGTENDMAMRKNTDLADSGGFGHDKIKFVDCGCWLCDEHLDLISRLEQGNATTKPSCGVEMLQYKMPLTNEAEQEERRMSDLSDWASSVTSAADIQMNSLSIEQDMLFLKKDCEEKDASIKELTNLLHSSEVYGSQRISELEDIIRRKNMIISKLKKDMVVLEQQVIQLTRLQRPSSCTSKSEMQPIPYMTDNLLYDMESSTSPSSSDSDCSHSESSQPPPTRQQDIIHHIQNREPCLTRTTQKSGTKKRPSTSDSRPKPQMATPFKEISMNNRKPEVMSTPSSRQRRLQTMAKDTPQRKRNI
- the LOC120088749 gene encoding uncharacterized protein LOC120088749 isoform X2, encoding MDDQHNQENLFQSFPNVVSFASPVHTPSHRRLSSNFTQPRPPIPAARRLAWVSLQGRLVNAEQASSVRSIRGGLGPEEAIAWQLFSPIERFLIVAVIGVAVTESKSHHQIGQLKRAVELRDQVLLSMQQKLDDLCNQVNPVKDQSGTENDMAMRKNTDLADSGGFGHDKIKFVDCGCWLCDEHLDLISRLEGNATTKPSCGVEMLQYKMPLTNEAEQEERRMSDLSDWASSVTSAADIQMNSLSIEQDMLFLKKDCEEKDASIKELTNLLHSSEVYGSQRISELEDIIRRKNMIISKLKKDMVVLEQQVIQLTRLQRPSSCTSKSEMQPIPYMTDNLLYDMESSTSPSSSDSDCSHSESSQPPPTRQQDIIHHIQNREPCLTRTTQKSGTKKRPSTSDSRPKPQMATPFKEISMNNRKPEVMSTPSSRQRRLQTMAKDTPQRKRNI